The bacterium genome contains the following window.
AAGACGCGACACCAACACCGTAGGAGCTCGCGCAATGGTCCGGAAAGGGTATCCTGAACAGATGCCGGACGAAGCCTCTCACCCCTCCTTCGAGGATGTGGCAACGGAGCTCTCGAGCCCCCTCCAACGCTACCTCGAGCGCCTTTCGGGGGACCGCTCCACCGCCCAGGACCTCCTCCAGGAGACGCTGCTGAAGATCGCCCGCGCCCTGCCGGGCTTCGAAGGCCGTTCCAGCATCAAGACCTGGGCCTTCTCCATCGCCACCCGGGTCGCCGCCGACCACTATCGGCGGCCGGAGAACCGGGTCCGGATCGTCGACGTCGACGACGCGGCAGAGCCCGGCGATCCCGACGTCGACGTCGACGACCGGCTGGTTTTCGACGAAATGAGCGACTGCGTCCGCGAGGTGATCGAAAGCCTGCCGGAGGACTACCGTGCGGCCTTGATCCTCCATGACCTGGAAGGGCTGACCGGCGCCGAGACCGCGAGGGTCAGCGGCTGCTCGCTGGCGACGGCGAAGATCCGGATCCACCGCGCTCGCAAGCGTCTGAAGGCGGCGCTCGAGAAAGAGTGCAGCTTCTACCACGACGAGGAGAGCGTCCTGCGCTGCGATCGCAAACCCGTAGCGCGGTCCGGCTGACCGGGTTGGTCTACGACTCGGCTTTCTTCTCCGCCTCTTCCCCGATCGCCGGACCGACCACGTCAGCACGGAAGGGGGACAGGAGGTCTTCCGGGAACGACTGTACAAGAGGGCCATGCTGTCCGCGATGGAACAAGGTCAGACGGCAGTCCGGGTAGACCATCGCGGCGCCGAAGCCGAGCCGGTCCTCCTTTCGGAAGCCGAAAATCAGCCGATCACCGATGGTCCGGGCGCCACGGGCTTTCTAGGATGTCGAGTGTGAGTGCGACAGCCGAATCCATCTCAGACCAAGAAGGAGATCTCCATGGTCCACTCCAGACTGTTTCGCTTTTCGCCGGTCCACGTTGCCCTCGTCGCCCTGCTCACCGGCCTGCCGGCGTCCGTCGCCGAGGAGGCCGAGCATGCCTTCGTCGGCACCAAGAAATGCAAGAAGTGCCACCTCAAGGAGTACAAGTCCTGGGCCGAGACCAGGATGGCGAAGACCTTCGAGGTGCTGGGGCCGGGGAT
Protein-coding sequences here:
- a CDS encoding RNA polymerase sigma factor; amino-acid sequence: MPDEASHPSFEDVATELSSPLQRYLERLSGDRSTAQDLLQETLLKIARALPGFEGRSSIKTWAFSIATRVAADHYRRPENRVRIVDVDDAAEPGDPDVDVDDRLVFDEMSDCVREVIESLPEDYRAALILHDLEGLTGAETARVSGCSLATAKIRIHRARKRLKAALEKECSFYHDEESVLRCDRKPVARSG